In Amycolatopsis endophytica, the following are encoded in one genomic region:
- a CDS encoding SDR family oxidoreductase, giving the protein MSTFVVIGGAGRTGRRIGERLNDGGHRVVVASRGAETALDLTSEPDPAVFAGAEGVVIVAEPPKDPEDAEAAMHGGVSAIAEIAAREDIPVVLVTQIYLTRAAEHPDMSARIEARARGEQALRESGAQYTIVRPSWLHDLPSAGVRVEQGDTGEGRVSRDVVADAVVAALFDPSASGKTFELYDDEESSSPDWPSLFAALHADQ; this is encoded by the coding sequence ATGAGCACCTTCGTCGTGATCGGGGGCGCCGGGCGGACCGGACGCCGGATCGGTGAGCGCCTCAACGACGGCGGGCACCGGGTCGTAGTGGCGAGCCGGGGCGCGGAGACGGCGCTGGACCTGACGTCCGAACCGGATCCGGCGGTCTTCGCCGGCGCCGAGGGGGTCGTCATCGTCGCGGAACCGCCGAAGGATCCCGAAGACGCCGAGGCCGCCATGCACGGTGGCGTGTCGGCGATCGCGGAAATCGCCGCGCGCGAAGACATCCCGGTGGTGCTGGTGACCCAGATCTACCTCACGCGAGCCGCCGAGCACCCGGACATGAGCGCGCGGATCGAGGCGCGGGCGCGCGGTGAACAGGCGCTGCGTGAGAGCGGCGCGCAGTACACGATCGTCCGGCCGAGCTGGCTGCACGACCTGCCCTCCGCAGGCGTACGGGTCGAGCAGGGCGACACCGGCGAGGGCCGGGTGAGCCGGGACGTGGTGGCCGACGCCGTGGTCGCCGCGCTGTTCGACCCGTCGGCGTCGGGCAAGACCTTCGAGCTGTACGACGACGAGGAGTCGTCTTCGCCGGACTGGCCGTCCCTGTTCGCGGCACTGCACGCCGATCAGTGA
- a CDS encoding NADPH-dependent FMN reductase, whose amino-acid sequence MEPLEVAIIIGSTREGRFGPVVANWFAERAAGHGEFRTDVIDLADTDLPAALSGRPTPEVASVSARLDRADAFVVVTPEYNHSYPAPVKTLLDWHGTQWQAKPVAFVSYGGLSGGLRAVEHLRPVFAELHAVTIRDTVSFHGAWSQFDDSGALIDPDAATAAAKAQLDQLAWWASALRTARRTHPYAA is encoded by the coding sequence ATGGAACCTCTCGAAGTAGCGATCATCATCGGAAGCACCCGGGAAGGCCGGTTCGGCCCGGTCGTGGCGAACTGGTTCGCCGAACGGGCCGCCGGGCACGGCGAGTTCCGGACCGACGTGATCGATCTGGCCGACACCGACCTCCCGGCGGCCCTCTCCGGCCGTCCGACGCCCGAGGTAGCTTCGGTCAGCGCGCGGCTCGACAGGGCTGACGCGTTCGTCGTGGTGACGCCCGAGTACAACCACAGCTACCCGGCCCCGGTGAAGACGCTGCTGGACTGGCACGGAACGCAGTGGCAGGCGAAGCCGGTGGCCTTCGTCTCGTACGGCGGGCTGTCCGGCGGGCTGCGCGCAGTCGAGCACCTGCGCCCGGTCTTCGCCGAACTGCACGCGGTGACCATCCGGGACACCGTCAGCTTCCACGGAGCCTGGAGCCAGTTCGACGACTCCGGCGCACTGATCGACCCGGACGCGGCGACCGCGGCCGCCAAGGCACAGCTCGACCAGCTCGCCTGGTGGGCCAGCGCACTCCGCACCGCCCGGCGCACCCACCCTTACGCCGCCTGA
- a CDS encoding Lrp/AsnC family transcriptional regulator: MDELDSAIVRLLQEDARQSNRDIARKVGIAASTCLERIRLLRKRGVIRGYHADIDLGALNRGVQAIVAAQIRPLSRDVVDSFERSVAQLPEVLSVFTIAGSDDFLVHVSAQDIDHLHAFLLDRFTSRREIVGFRTSIIYQHLTKQVLEPLPDPHH, encoded by the coding sequence ATGGACGAACTTGATTCGGCGATCGTGCGGCTTCTGCAGGAAGATGCGCGGCAATCGAACCGGGACATCGCGCGGAAGGTCGGCATCGCGGCCTCGACCTGCCTCGAACGGATCCGCCTGCTGCGCAAGCGCGGCGTCATCCGCGGCTATCACGCGGACATCGACCTCGGCGCGCTCAACCGCGGCGTGCAGGCGATCGTCGCCGCGCAGATCCGGCCGCTGAGCCGCGACGTGGTCGACTCGTTCGAACGCTCGGTGGCGCAGCTGCCGGAGGTGCTCTCGGTGTTCACGATCGCGGGCAGCGACGACTTCCTCGTGCACGTCAGCGCGCAGGACATCGACCACCTGCACGCGTTCCTGCTCGACCGCTTCACCAGCCGCCGCGAGATCGTCGGCTTCCGCACGTCGATCATCTACCAGCACCTCACCAAGCAGGTGCTGGAGCCGCTGCCGGACCCGCATCACTGA
- a CDS encoding VOC family protein, which yields MSDIDYLDHTVVLSRDLAEIAARYEALGFTLSPPSAHRLSEQLGGPMAGHTCTANRCACFGESFVELLGIVAPDAPDPWHVKELSASHRGLLLTVGTGDAEATERRWRSAGFPSTGVRDLERDVETPEGERTVRARGVYLDPGSALGVGFQAGQHLTPQYVHQPHLLSHPNGAVGLASVLLVVADDALDTYAERYSVILDVPHGTDGPKRVFPLRAGRFEVTPVSAAREFLPVHDTPVLAAQTIAVTDLGRARKLVEGNGIETRTVPDGFLVRAADAGGAAVVFSER from the coding sequence ATGAGCGACATCGACTACCTCGACCACACCGTGGTCCTCTCCCGCGACCTCGCCGAGATCGCCGCCCGCTACGAGGCGCTCGGCTTCACCCTCAGCCCGCCGTCCGCGCACCGGTTGTCCGAGCAGCTCGGCGGTCCCATGGCCGGGCACACGTGCACCGCCAACCGGTGCGCCTGCTTCGGCGAGTCGTTCGTCGAACTCCTCGGTATCGTCGCCCCGGACGCGCCGGACCCGTGGCACGTCAAGGAACTCTCGGCGTCGCACCGCGGCCTGCTGCTGACCGTGGGCACCGGCGACGCGGAGGCGACCGAGCGGCGGTGGCGGTCCGCGGGGTTCCCCTCGACCGGGGTGCGCGACCTGGAGCGGGACGTCGAGACGCCCGAGGGGGAGCGGACCGTGCGGGCGCGGGGCGTGTACCTCGACCCGGGCAGTGCGCTCGGCGTCGGTTTCCAGGCGGGGCAGCACCTGACGCCGCAGTACGTGCACCAGCCGCACCTGCTGTCGCACCCGAACGGCGCAGTCGGACTGGCGAGCGTGCTGCTGGTGGTGGCTGACGACGCACTGGACACCTACGCCGAGCGGTACTCGGTGATCCTGGACGTGCCGCACGGGACCGACGGCCCGAAACGGGTGTTCCCCTTGCGCGCCGGCCGGTTCGAGGTGACTCCCGTCTCGGCGGCGCGCGAATTCCTGCCGGTCCACGACACGCCCGTCCTCGCGGCGCAGACGATCGCCGTCACCGACCTCGGGCGCGCGCGGAAACTGGTGGAGGGCAACGGGATCGAGACGCGCACGGTGCCGGACGGTTTCCTGGTCCGCGCCGCCGACGCGGGCGGCGCGGCCGTGGTGTTCAGCGAGCGCTGA
- a CDS encoding NAD(P)-dependent oxidoreductase produces the protein MSAIVVFGAGGRAGRQAVAEAARRGHEVTAAVRDPSRHAAPDGVRSVAGDVTDPASAAALAKGRDAVVSAAAVYGAGTDPHAFFTASSRALTDAGYAWSSSGWRRWHVTHPGSGWWTRPGSRRSPGRSAWRTKRGWTCCGRAARTGCT, from the coding sequence ATGAGCGCAATCGTGGTTTTCGGTGCCGGTGGGCGAGCGGGGCGGCAGGCGGTCGCGGAGGCGGCGCGGCGGGGGCATGAGGTGACGGCCGCGGTGCGTGATCCGTCCCGGCATGCGGCGCCGGACGGGGTGCGGTCGGTGGCGGGGGACGTCACGGATCCGGCCTCGGCCGCGGCCTTGGCGAAGGGGCGGGACGCGGTGGTTTCGGCCGCCGCCGTGTACGGGGCGGGCACCGATCCGCACGCGTTCTTCACGGCTTCGTCGCGGGCACTGACCGACGCCGGGTACGCCTGGTCGTCGTCGGGCTGGCGCCGCTGGCACGTGACGCATCCGGGCAGCGGTTGGTGGACACGCCCGGGTTCCCGCCGGAGTCCCGGCCGTTCTGCGTGGCGCACCAAGCGGGGCTGGACGTGTTGCGGGCGAGCCGCGCGGACTGGCTGTACGTGA
- a CDS encoding Lrp/AsnC family transcriptional regulator codes for MVSLDSLDRRLIHALQLDGRAPFSRIAAVLGASDRTVARRYLRLRSSGALRVLGLTSARALGQTEWFVRLQCAPDAAAQVAAALARRPDTSWVSLTSGGTEVTCITRTGGRSEAESLLLRKLPRTPRIVGVTAHCLLRVVAGDTGWAGRTSALTADEVAGLRWEAHPDGTGTPLTEADSRMLAVLRSDGRADIPSLAKAAGWSESSTRRRLDRLRHNGLLYFDIDLDALLFGYHTEAILWLTVAPGSLTAVAEALAGHEEIAFAAATTGRSNLFAFAVCRDTEALYDYLANRLGPLPGLTAVETAPVIRRDKRAVLPL; via the coding sequence GTGGTTTCACTCGACTCCCTGGATCGCCGCCTGATCCACGCGTTGCAGCTCGACGGGCGGGCGCCGTTCAGCCGGATCGCTGCGGTGCTCGGCGCCTCCGACCGGACGGTCGCCCGGCGTTACCTGCGGCTGCGCTCGTCGGGTGCGCTCCGGGTGCTCGGCCTGACGAGCGCGCGGGCGCTGGGGCAAACCGAGTGGTTCGTGCGCCTGCAGTGCGCGCCCGACGCCGCCGCCCAGGTGGCCGCCGCGCTAGCCCGGCGGCCGGACACGTCGTGGGTGAGCCTCACCTCCGGCGGCACCGAGGTCACCTGCATCACCCGCACCGGCGGCCGCTCCGAGGCCGAAAGCCTGTTGCTGCGCAAGCTTCCGCGCACGCCGCGCATCGTCGGCGTCACCGCGCACTGCCTCCTGCGCGTCGTCGCGGGCGACACCGGCTGGGCCGGCCGGACCAGCGCGCTCACCGCGGACGAGGTCGCGGGACTGCGCTGGGAAGCCCATCCGGACGGCACCGGAACGCCTCTGACCGAAGCGGACTCACGAATGCTCGCGGTGCTCCGCTCGGACGGACGCGCCGACATCCCGTCACTGGCGAAGGCGGCCGGCTGGTCGGAGTCGTCGACGCGCCGCCGACTCGACCGACTGCGCCACAACGGGCTCCTCTACTTCGACATCGACCTCGACGCGCTGCTCTTCGGCTACCACACCGAAGCGATTCTGTGGCTCACCGTCGCACCCGGTTCGCTCACCGCGGTCGCGGAAGCGTTGGCCGGACACGAGGAAATCGCGTTCGCCGCCGCGACGACAGGGCGGAGCAACCTGTTCGCCTTCGCCGTCTGCCGGGATACCGAAGCGCTCTACGACTACCTCGCGAACCGGCTGGGTCCGTTGCCGGGACTGACAGCCGTCGAGACCGCACCGGTGATCCGCCGGGACAAGCGTGCCGTGCTACCGCTGTGA
- a CDS encoding NAD(P)-dependent oxidoreductase, translating into MDTPGFPPESRPFCVAHQAGLDVLRASRADWLYVSPAGDFDHNGDRSGHYRVAAHLHPEDRISYADFAIPLIDEAVDGRHPHEHLLISSS; encoded by the coding sequence GTGGACACGCCCGGGTTCCCGCCGGAGTCCCGGCCGTTCTGCGTGGCGCACCAAGCGGGGCTGGACGTGTTGCGGGCGAGCCGCGCGGACTGGCTGTACGTGAGCCCGGCCGGAGACTTCGACCACAACGGCGACCGTTCGGGGCACTATCGGGTCGCCGCGCACCTGCACCCCGAAGACCGGATCTCCTACGCCGACTTCGCGATACCACTGATCGACGAAGCCGTCGACGGACGTCACCCGCACGAACATCTGCTGATCAGCAGCTCTTGA
- a CDS encoding aminotransferase family protein → METALWHPFSDMAMVRGEEFVLERGEDVWVYDAAGNRYLDATASLWYANAGHGRAEIADAAAEQMRTLAGYSIFGDFANEPARALADRLAGLAPMPGAKVFLTTGGGEAIDSAVKIARRYHVAQGRPERVHVISRTNSYHGTNGIGTGVAGIEANRTGFGEYLPSSSRVAYDSVDALRDEIRRVGPERVAAFLVEPVIGAGGVLAPPEGYLRGVADVCREYGVLLIADAVICGFGRLGTWFGVERWGVEPDLVTFAKGVTSGYLPLGGVVVHGRVAEPFWDRPGTTLRHGATYSGHPACCAAALANLDILERDNLIERGRLLESELAAALQPLSGHSLVCEVRAGVGLLAAVELRPDLLDRLPSAVSDLSLLVRQQGVLTRTLGKGLAVSPPLTIQGAQIDEIARAITAGLDELALKAA, encoded by the coding sequence ATGGAGACAGCACTGTGGCATCCGTTCTCGGACATGGCGATGGTCAGGGGCGAGGAGTTCGTCCTCGAACGCGGCGAGGACGTGTGGGTCTACGACGCCGCCGGCAACCGCTACCTGGATGCCACGGCCAGCCTCTGGTACGCCAACGCGGGCCACGGCCGCGCGGAGATCGCGGACGCGGCCGCCGAGCAGATGCGCACGCTCGCCGGGTACTCGATCTTCGGCGATTTCGCGAACGAACCCGCACGCGCGCTCGCGGACCGGCTCGCCGGGCTCGCGCCGATGCCCGGCGCCAAAGTCTTCCTCACCACCGGCGGCGGTGAGGCGATCGACAGCGCCGTCAAGATCGCCCGCCGCTACCACGTCGCGCAGGGACGGCCGGAGCGTGTGCATGTCATCAGCCGCACGAACTCCTACCACGGCACCAACGGCATCGGCACCGGCGTCGCGGGCATCGAAGCCAACCGAACCGGGTTCGGCGAATACCTGCCGTCGTCGTCGCGGGTCGCGTACGACTCGGTGGACGCGCTGCGTGACGAGATCCGGCGCGTCGGCCCGGAGCGGGTCGCGGCGTTCCTGGTCGAGCCGGTGATCGGCGCGGGCGGGGTGCTCGCCCCGCCGGAGGGCTACCTGCGGGGCGTGGCGGACGTGTGCCGCGAGTACGGCGTGCTGCTCATCGCCGACGCGGTGATCTGCGGGTTCGGCCGTCTCGGCACCTGGTTCGGCGTCGAGCGGTGGGGGGTGGAGCCGGATCTCGTCACCTTCGCCAAGGGTGTGACCAGCGGTTACCTGCCGCTGGGCGGTGTGGTCGTGCACGGCCGGGTCGCCGAGCCGTTCTGGGACCGGCCCGGTACGACGCTGCGGCACGGCGCCACCTACTCCGGCCACCCGGCCTGCTGCGCCGCGGCGCTGGCCAACCTTGACATCCTGGAGCGCGACAACCTGATCGAGCGGGGACGGCTGCTGGAATCCGAGCTGGCGGCCGCGCTCCAGCCGCTGTCCGGGCACTCCCTCGTATGCGAGGTGCGAGCTGGCGTCGGTCTGCTGGCCGCCGTCGAACTGCGGCCGGACCTGCTGGACCGCCTGCCCTCGGCGGTGTCCGACCTCAGCCTGCTCGTCCGGCAGCAGGGCGTGCTGACCAGGACCCTGGGCAAGGGGCTGGCCGTGTCGCCGCCGCTGACCATCCAGGGCGCGCAGATCGACGAAATCGCCCGCGCCATCACCGCTGGACTCGACGAGCTGGCCCTCAAGGCCGCCTGA
- a CDS encoding Glu/Leu/Phe/Val dehydrogenase family protein, whose product MEHEEVRIRRGRRSGLTLIIAIHSRALGPAAGGIRLRRYPDWRDGLTDALRLSEAMTAKNAAAGLGFGGGKSVIALEPGTELTPARREAALLDLGELIESFDGSYFGGPDVGTGPDDMAVVHRETPRVFCLPESSGGVGSSSAPTALGVFESLLAGAAHVFGSDSLRGRTVVISGLGSVGGLLARQVADAGARVVVSDVDESKRTADHEWVTPEKALRTPADILVPAAVGGVLTPELVPELSAPLIVGPANNQLTGDAVAGELAARGIVWIPDFVASAGGVVYVLLREVEGLGHEDALDRVRAIGVTVSRVLDTASANGTTPLREAQSLVDARLISAR is encoded by the coding sequence ATGGAGCATGAAGAGGTGAGGATCCGGCGCGGCAGGCGGTCCGGGTTGACGTTGATCATCGCGATCCACTCGCGCGCCCTCGGCCCCGCGGCGGGGGGCATCCGGCTGCGGCGCTACCCGGACTGGCGCGACGGCTTGACCGATGCGCTGCGGCTGTCCGAGGCGATGACCGCCAAGAACGCCGCCGCCGGGCTGGGTTTCGGCGGCGGCAAGAGCGTGATCGCGCTCGAACCGGGCACCGAACTGACACCGGCCCGGCGCGAAGCGGCGCTGCTCGACCTGGGCGAGCTGATCGAGTCGTTCGACGGCTCGTATTTCGGTGGCCCCGACGTGGGGACGGGCCCGGACGACATGGCGGTGGTGCACCGGGAGACGCCGCGGGTGTTCTGCCTGCCCGAGTCCAGTGGTGGCGTCGGTTCCTCGAGCGCGCCGACCGCGCTGGGCGTGTTCGAGTCGCTGCTGGCGGGAGCGGCTCACGTGTTCGGCAGCGATTCGCTGCGCGGGCGGACGGTCGTGATCAGCGGACTGGGTTCGGTCGGCGGTCTACTGGCCCGGCAGGTGGCGGACGCGGGCGCTCGCGTCGTGGTGTCCGATGTGGACGAGTCGAAGCGCACGGCGGACCACGAGTGGGTGACACCGGAGAAGGCGTTGCGCACGCCCGCGGACATCCTGGTGCCTGCCGCCGTGGGCGGGGTGCTGACTCCCGAACTGGTGCCCGAGCTGTCGGCGCCGCTGATCGTCGGCCCGGCGAACAACCAGCTCACCGGCGATGCGGTCGCCGGTGAGCTGGCCGCCAGGGGCATCGTGTGGATCCCGGACTTCGTGGCGAGTGCCGGTGGAGTGGTCTACGTCCTGCTGCGGGAGGTCGAAGGACTGGGCCACGAGGACGCACTGGACCGGGTCCGCGCCATCGGTGTCACGGTGTCGCGCGTACTGGATACCGCTTCCGCCAACGGGACCACACCCCTGCGTGAAGCCCAGTCGCTTGTGGACGCTCGCTTGATCAGCGCTCGCTGA
- a CDS encoding winged helix-turn-helix transcriptional regulator, translated as MRSWRESFDEICPSGLAPIRFGDKWAPLVIACLEHGPRRFSELRVPLRRVTPKMLTKSLRGLERDGLVRRTDEDELTPLGRSMLEPMKAACAWAGEHGEELLDARETYDEQRAGSQR; from the coding sequence TTGCGCTCATGGCGGGAAAGCTTCGACGAGATCTGCCCGTCGGGCCTGGCGCCGATCCGGTTCGGCGACAAGTGGGCGCCGCTGGTGATCGCCTGCCTCGAACACGGACCACGCCGCTTCTCCGAACTCCGGGTGCCGCTGCGGCGGGTCACACCCAAGATGCTGACGAAGTCGTTGCGGGGCCTGGAACGCGACGGTCTCGTCCGGCGCACCGACGAGGACGAACTCACGCCGCTCGGCCGCAGCATGCTCGAACCGATGAAGGCGGCCTGCGCCTGGGCGGGCGAGCACGGGGAGGAACTGCTCGACGCGCGCGAGACCTACGACGAACAGCGCGCGGGCTCACAGCGGTAG